One Papio anubis isolate 15944 chromosome 18, Panubis1.0, whole genome shotgun sequence genomic window, TCTGCGGGGGGGTCTCCTCAGCTGGCTGAGCCTCGACTGCTGGACCCCAAGGTTGCCGGCGGCACTGACACAGCGGCTTGGCCGCTGCCCTGGGTGGTAGTCAGTCATGTCATCAAGCGACACGGCACCGAACCCCCTCAGCACGAACAGGCAGGAAGGGGCGCCTCAAGCCTGCGCTCCAGGGCTTAGGATGACGGCTGCAGCTGAGCCAATGCCACGGGGCCACGAGGCTTCCCAGGTTTCACAAGCGTTCTTTTCAGGCCAGGCTGAGTCTAAACGTTGGGCCAGATGCAAAGAATGGAGACCAAGTCCAGAAAGAGGAGGGCCCTCCCCTGTGGGAAGGCACGCTGGCTCCCCTTTTGCCCCTAGATCCTAGGCTGGCTCTGGGCTCAGGAGGCCGCCCCCTCCAGACCAGTCCACCTGTTCAGCCAATGGGCGACCCACATGGTCACAGGTCCTGTAGGCTCAGGAACTCTTGGCTCTAGGcgcccctgcctctgccccttcGGGACAACTGGGGACAGGCTTCCTACACCATCTAATCCCAAACCTCTGCCCACACCCCTGAAAGTCCTTAGTTGAATTCTTCTTAGTTAACTAGTTAACTAAGGTGATTAACTTAGTTAACCTTCCTTGGCTGACACGGAAGGAAAAAGCCAAATCTCATCTCACAAGACCTTTAGTTGAGAGAACATGCACAGCTGCCTGCCCTGAAAGCCCCAGGCGTCCTACTCAGGAAGAGGCGACGAGAACAGACTGACGGCCACCATGGTCACGCGTGGGATCCTCTGCGATGGCCGGCAGCACAGCTCATTCAGCACACCTGTATCATCATGGACGTCACCATGTTATCAAAGGCCCTGCTAAGAGAAACAGACCCACTCAGAGGAAAGCCAGGCCCTCCACCTCTCTGCTCACGGAGACAGGCAGGGCAGCAGGGCTCCGTCCACAGGACGCTCAGGGCCTTCTCCAGGGTCCAGAAACGTGAACTCAGCTGAGAGGCGAGGACAGGAGTCCCGCCCCACCAGGCACTGAGAACCCATCTGCTGCCTCCAAGTTCCCTGTGCAGTCTCCCAAGGCCCCAGgaaggggtggaggagggagCAGCATGGGCAGGCAGGATAGTGGTGTGGCAAGGACAGGCCTgtgaagcccaggaggcagggctgcaTGGACGTTCGCCTGCCTGCTCCCATCTGGGACCCAGGATGGCCCCAAGACAGAGTCCTGGTGGAGGGAAGGGCCTGGCTGGGGTCACTGCAGCGTCCTCCTGCCTGCCAACCACAAGAAATTATGTCTTGGAACTGGGGACTCGCTGGAAGCAAGTCTGGAGTGTAGGCGTGGACCCCACATTTCCCTCATGCCATTCAAAAGTTAAGTCTGTTTACTTTCTGGGCCATTCGGAAGATGCCTGCAAACCAGGTTCCTGACTGTCCAAATTCAACATAAAAGATCAGGTAGTGACAAGAGAATGTGTGATCCCTGAAAGCCACCGCCCATGTGCTTGGCCCTGAGTCCTGCAGGTGCCCCAGGTACCCACTGGGCACACCTGGGAAGCCAAATGGGCAAGCTCCGCTCCCCGCACCACACACACTCCATCCACTTTACCCGCCGGAGATCTGTGTAAGAGTTGGTATGGAGAAACAGGACTTTGTGGCTTTAAAACCTCTGCCCTGGGGGTTTTAGGGGGATGGTGCTCATAGCTTAAAAAGACCTTTCCTCCCTTGTTTTTCAAATGGTTGCATTTTGGCAACCAAAATGGCAAGGCAGGTCCTACAGAGAGAAGGCAGCAAGACACAGAAAGCAGGGTCCACCTGGACTGGATCGGACACAGGAAGTAGGGCCCACCTGGACTGGATCGGACACAAGAAGTAGGGCCCACCTGGACTGGATGCGGACACAGGAAGTAGGGCCCACCTGGACTGGATTGGACACAGGAGTAGGGCCCACCTGGACTGGATCGGACACAGGAAGTAGGGCCCACCTGGACTGGATGCGGACACAGGAAGTAGGGCCCACCTGGACTGGATGCGGACACAGGAAGTAGGGCCCACCTGGACTGGATCGGACACAGGAGTAGGGCCCACCTGGACTGGATGCGGACACAGGAAGTAGGGCCCACCTGGACTGGATGCGGTCCCCCGGGTTGTAGAAGGGGTTGCACATCACGTCTGTGTAGGAGTTGTGTAGCTTCCGGAACATCTGGAAAAGACCCAGCAAACTGTGACATTGCCAGGTACACACAGCCAGTGCCAGATTTGTGGTTTCTCAGCATTTCAAAACAaagtcaaaaaggaaaaacaaaacacccactCAGGCACGGCCTTCTAACCCCGACTTACGCTGCGGATTTCGTTGTCTCGAAGGGCTGTGTTGGAGGAATCCACCACCATGACAAACTTCACCTTGGAATTGGTGACATAGCCGTACCTGCACAGCTGGTTAGGGAAGGCACTCGCAACACAGGGACTGCTGGCGGAGGACCCTCTGCGGGCCCTCCCTTTGGAGAAACGTGGCAACCTTGAATCACAGGAaatgcccaggctgggctggtcCTGCAGTGACCATGCTGGGTGCGAGCCTAAATACTTCGCTAGGGCAACGTCTGGGGTTTGTGGGAGAAGCAAGGGGCAGGCAGCCAAGCCTTAGCCAGTTCACACTC contains:
- the TRAPPC2L gene encoding trafficking protein particle complex subunit 2-like protein isoform X3, whose amino-acid sequence is MVHTSLDVVDEKISAMGKALVDQRELYLGLLYPTEDYKVYGYVTNSKVKFVMVVDSSNTALRDNEIRSMFRKLHNSYTDVMCNPFYNPGDRIQSSRAFDNMVTSMMIQVC
- the TRAPPC2L gene encoding trafficking protein particle complex subunit 2-like protein isoform X2, whose amino-acid sequence is MAVCIAVIAKENYPLYIRSTPTENELKFHYMVHTSLDVVDEKISAMGKALVDQRELYLGLLYPTEDYKVYGYVTNSKVKFVMVVDSSNTALRDNEIRSMFRKLHNSYTDVMCNPFYNPGDRIQSRAFDNMVTSMMIQVC
- the TRAPPC2L gene encoding trafficking protein particle complex subunit 2-like protein isoform X1, which codes for MAVCIAVIAKENYPLYIRSTPTENELKFHYMVHTSLDVVDEKISAMGKALVDQRELYLGLLYPTEDYKVYGYVTNSKVKFVMVVDSSNTALRDNEIRSMFRKLHNSYTDVMCNPFYNPGDRIQSSRAFDNMVTSMMIQVC
- the TRAPPC2L gene encoding trafficking protein particle complex subunit 2-like protein isoform X4, which encodes MRRSPQWGRPWSTRGSCTWACSTPRRTTRLPRFSKGRARRGSSASSPCVASAFPNQLCRYGYVTNSKVKFVMVVDSSNTALRDNEIRSMFRKLHNSYTDVMCNPFYNPGDRIQSRAFDNMVTSMMIQVC